TGGCTAAGATGGACATGACTCTAGAAATCGAACTAGGTTGTACTGGTGGTGAAGAAGATGGCGTTGATAACTCTGACATGGACGCTTCTGAGCTTTACACTTCACCTGAAGATGTGGCTTACGCATACGAGAAACTAAACGCTGTTTCACACCGTTTCACTATCGCAGCTTCTTTCGGTAACGTACACGGTGTATACAAGCCAGGTAACGTGGTTCTAACTCCAACAATCCTACGTGATTCTCAAGCATACTGTGCTGAGAAGTTCGGTATCGCACCTAACGCTCTAAACTTCGTCTTCCACGGTGGTTCAGGTTCTACTGAAGCTGAAATCCAAGAATCTATCGGCTACGGTGTTATCAAGATGAACATCGATACTGATACTCAGTGGGCAACTTGGGATGGTATCCGTAAGTATGAAGCTGAAAACCGTGATTACCTACAAGGCCAAATCGGTAACCCAACCGGTGAAGATGCGCCAAACAAGAAGTACTACGACCCACGTGTATGGCTACGCGCAGGTCAGTCTTCAATGGTAACTCGCCTAGAGAAAGCGTTCGCTGACCTAAACGCAGTAGACGTACTATAATTCTCCGGAATTCAGTACTCTGTTAAGTTTGCAAAACCCGCTCAATGAGCGGGTTTTTTTGTGTCTGGTATATTTGTTTTATGAATGGGCTATTCCTCACTTAAAAGAGTGGCGAAACTGAAAACCATTGCGTAATCTGTAACGAGCCGATATCAGTTTTTTCTGATAACTCTTTGTTTTTGCGTTCTTTGCATAAACGTCACTTTATGAACCGTCAAAATTGATATATCGTGCCAAAAATCTGACACAACTTCAGGTTAACTATGAAG
This window of the Vibrio neptunius genome carries:
- the fbaA gene encoding class II fructose-bisphosphate aldolase, which encodes MSKIFDFVKPGVISGDDVQKVFEVAKENNFALPAVNVVGTDSVNAVLEAAAKVKAPVVVQFSNGGAAFFAGKGIKLEGQGAQILGAVAGAKYVHAVAESYGVPVILHTDHAAKKLLPWIDGLLDAGEEFFAQTGKPLFSSHMIDLSEESLEENIEICAKYLERMAKMDMTLEIELGCTGGEEDGVDNSDMDASELYTSPEDVAYAYEKLNAVSHRFTIAASFGNVHGVYKPGNVVLTPTILRDSQAYCAEKFGIAPNALNFVFHGGSGSTEAEIQESIGYGVIKMNIDTDTQWATWDGIRKYEAENRDYLQGQIGNPTGEDAPNKKYYDPRVWLRAGQSSMVTRLEKAFADLNAVDVL